A region of the Sarcophilus harrisii chromosome 3, mSarHar1.11, whole genome shotgun sequence genome:
ATTGGATGTGAATCATCTCCCTGTGACCTCGTTGTACCCCctgcctctcctcccccctccctgcgCCTACTGGCCTTTTAATGCTCACACTCCCTGTCCTCTGCTTCCCCGGTCTGTGTGTGGAAGCCACCAGCCACTGCATTTGTTCTGGTTTTTGAGGGGAGATCATAGGCTCTCAGAGCTGGGACGAGGGGGGGTTAGAAGTCATCCAATTCCCCCATTTCTCAACTAAGGAAACGGAGACTCAGAAAAATGATGGGATTAAGGTTACCCAGGCAGTAGGTGGGTGAAGCAAGATTTGGGCCAGTTACTATAATTCTAAATCCTAATTTCTTCCACTCAACCAGGCTTTTAAAGGGTCTCCGGAGTGAGATCTGGAAGTCCACAAACTtgctctcttacacacacacacatacacacacacacacacacacacacacacacacatacacactattgATCTTTGAACCTCCAGGCCCTGATGAAGGGTCTGAGTTCTACAACATCAGACTGGGAGGGTGGGTAGGGGTAGGACCGGACTATGGAATTCTAAGGGCTCAAGCCAAAGGTGCTTCTTcccttaaaataattaattcgATAAAGACATGAATAAACAAACTATGGATGGAGGCTATTAGCTCCATCTTTGGGCCATTGGGGAATGGTCTCTGATATGGTGGTCATCCGTATGTCTCTGAGTTTTCTGCTGCCCATAACTGACAAAACGTTTAAGAGTCCTGTTCAGAAGCCTCTAGCTCTTTTGTCTATCTCTCCCCTCTTGTTCTGGCCTCTGTTCTTTTCCAATCTTCCTTCTTAGGGATGATAACAGGTACACAATCAatgaggatttattaagcacctactgtgtgccaggcacccAAAATACAATTACAACCCCAGCTTCACTAGAAGCTTACATTCAATCCTTTCCTGTGATAGGTTAAAGACAAATGGAGGAAAGTCAACTCAAAGCTTGGTTGGGGGTTGGCATTAATATTGCTTTGGATGGGAATGAATGGAGAGAACAAAGGGATTGAAAGCACTGGGGACAAGAATGATGAGGCTTGAAATTAGGATCCAAAGCTGCCTTGAGATGAGACATTGAGAATTTGCCCTAATTCCCTTGGGTTCATAAAGCTCAAATAAAGCTCTTCACCAGTTAATGTCTCCAGGGACCTGGACCAGAAGCTTAACCCGAttcttcagtttcctccattTCTGTCATTGACTTCTTTACTCAGAGGTCCTTTATAAATCTGGGACTGGGCTGCTTTAAAATACTGTGAAGGGAGCTtcaaggaaggaataaagaaagataagaaaaggagggagggaaggaagaagggaaggaaagaaggaaaggaaggaaggaaggaaggaaggaaggaaggaaggaaggaaggaaggaaggaaggaaggaaggaaggaaggaagggaaaggagggaggtaaggaggaaggagaggaaggaaagaagaaaaagaacagaagggaggaagagaggaagggagggagaagtaataggagaaaaagaaagaggagaggaggggaggaaagaagaggggaagggataTCCCTGTTCTGATGCAAATCAATAACTTGCCAGCAACTTTTTAGTTTTAAAGGGCACAAGTGGTTCAATGAAGAACTTCGGTCATTAAGTCAtaatgccaggcactatgctaagtttaagatacaaagaaagccaaaagataAATCCCTGCTCTAATGGAGCTCTCTGTTGACTCTACCATAATGCTCCTTAGTACTTAGTAGTTACTTATATGCACAGAATCAGggagactcatttttctgagctgtgtgatcctgagcaaatcactaaatcccatttgccttagtttcttcatctgtaaaatggcctggattaggaaatgataaactattctagtatctttgtcaagaaaaccaatGGGGGCAAGAAGAATCAGACCCAACCAAAATGACTGATCATCTATTGTAATGTTGTATCCCCAAGTAGAATGTAAGGTCCCTAAGGCCAGGAACTGTTCCTTCcttgtctttgtaaccccagtgccTAATAAAGTGCCATGTACCTTTTGGGGGAATCACCTGACCTTATGACTTCATTAGGAATAAGAAACTGTCCattaaggaaactccctctaatAAGGAAGATCAGCAATCATTCTACAACTTTTGGGTTTAGAGAGTTGTAtgggattaagtgaattgtccaagagCCAGGATGTAGCacttttgaacccaggtcatccTGACCCTAAGaggttttaaaatattcttaatttaGTGTCACCCTGATCTCTATGAATCCTTTTCTGCTgcttatacttaataaataaataaagttgcaTTATCTATTGATTATGCCAGACCACCTCTGCCTTATACATAGTCCGTAATTAAGAAATGTTTGATAAATTAAAACGGGGCTAGAGGTGGGGGGCACCACAATCATCTTCCAGAATTCCGACTATTATGTAGGTCATATGTGTTATGCTATTATTTACTCTTGTGTTATTATGTCAACCTCAGAGGGCTGAACTAGGAACAGCAGGTAAAGTTGCCACAATCTAAAGAtttaatctaaaaaaagaaaaaaattccttataattAAAATTACTCAGAAGTAGAATATATTTTCTCAGGTTTCCCCCTCACTCAAGGTATTAAAGTAGAAAccattcttaaactttttccactcacagtccctttttgccaagaaatttttAGGAGACCCCAGATATAGGAATGCATAAagtagatatataaatcaaacatttactgataaatcataattttagttTCCATATTCAGTTACCTGACTCCACATGGGGTGacaacccacaatttaaaaagctttgggTTAAAGAACCTGGCCTCTGAGGACCTTTCTCAGTCCTCTGAGATTTGTACCTCTCCTTCTGAAAACTGGGACATCCATTTACCCATCCTGCCCATCAGAGCCAGGGCATAAGGAGGAGACAAAAAGATAAGCTTCTTTGGCATTACAGACAACCTGATGAAAGCCTCCCAGTAACTTGCACTTCTCTGTGTGTCCTGTCACTAGACTAATCCTCTCAAGGTGAGGGACTGTGCTTTACACCTGTTTTTATTCCCAGACCAGCCCATTCCCCTGTACCCCCTaagattctaaaatatatttgcttCTCGGCTGCCACTTTCTCCATGAAgctttccttcatccctccctgcTACCATCATCTCTCCTTCCTCAGAACTCCCACAGTGCTCAGTTACACATATCCTATGCATGTATTTTCTAATttgtatcatatttatttttatatgtgtctTGCCTTTCCTAtttaaatgtaagctccttaggaAAGAACCACCCATCCTTTAGCACTATATATAGCCTGAACATATATTacagcttaataaatgttgaattaaattgaagtgAACGGTGAAATGTTCCCTTGTAGAGTCGTCCTCAGTGCTCTGTCCCAACCAAACCCTTGTTTTTAGTTCCTAGTTTTTAGGGCCTCTGCCTCTTTTCTGGCAAGAACAGGTCTGCTGTTGTGGTCTGGGATGGGCTCAGGGCCATCGGCTGCTAACTTCTTACTTTGACTTAGCTGTTTAGACATCAGTATTTCAGTATATTTGAAGACACCCGAGTGCCTGCCTTGACGATCTCTTCCAGGCCCTCATGGCTCCTGGGAAGGAAGCTTACCCAGACTGGCAATGCCTTACATCTGCCGTGGGAGACTCCTGGGTCCGGTTAGCTTGCTGTGTGTCTTAAGAAAGGCACTACTCCTTTCTGGGCCTCTACCTCTCAACAGCTCTCTGGCTATGGCCCTTTGCTTTGTATTACAGGCCTCCATCCCTCTGGGGCCCTGAGCTCCCCCGGACAGCTGCGTTCTCTCTGGACTCCGGCCTGACCAGACTTCCTAAACCTGCTTCTGCAATGGGTGGGTTGTAAGCACTGGTAAGACCTGTAAACCGACatctccccttctctgtctctctctgtcccggGGCTCCTTGGCCCATTCatgttctctctccctttgttCTCTGCTCCTACTTCTTCCCTGCTCCTGGACTTGCCACATCCAGGTAATGAGGAGCTGTGGGTCCAGTCAGCCTTGGAGATGCCGAAGAGACGGGACATCCTTGCTATCGTACTCATTGTGCTGCCCTGGACGCTGCTCATCACTGTCTGGCATCAGAGCCCCATTGCTCCACTGCTCACTGTGCACAAGGGTGagtgaaggaaatgcaaaaatgCACACCgtccccctccttctttccttctctccctccctctctcctttcttctctctctctctctctgtctctgtctctctctttctcttcccttccttccttaatcctttcctctctcactgtttttccctctccctttctttctctcctctctccctctcattcttcttcttcatccttccttcccactctctcctcctctccccctccctcccttcatcctttcttctttccctttctttctttctctgtgtgtgtgtctctatctgtgtctctctctatgtgtttgtctctccttctctctttatataaatgtatatatgcacataaacacaaatatatgatgcatgtgtgtatatatatgtgtgtgtatctgtgtgaaTACACCCTTTCTCACACAACCTTCTCCTTAATGCCTACAACATACCTGCCTTCCTAGCCTTtgctccccttccccttctaaCTCCTACCCTTTGAACTCGTTCCCAACTGTAGCCCATCAACCTACCAACTCAAAGCCATGTCCTTGGCTAAGGATAAGTTTAGCTCCTCCAGCTTTCTCTGAAGGTTTAGAATAGGATAATGACTACCTTTTGGAGGTCCTTAGCTTCcccatttaatttaattaaaaaacacttaTTTAATGACTGGTCTCTGCTTAGCTGTGAAGGATCCTCCCTTGGTCCCCTGTCAGCATTAGCTGACATTAGAGCATCGCCTGACATCAGCTCCTCCTGCGGATTCATCTATGGTCCCCATACCTTCAGCCCCAAGTATTTTTCCCAGTGTAGGAATTCCCTCCACCAATGCTAACTAAACACTACCCATCTATGACTTAGTAAAGTCTAGGGGTTTgtctgagacagacagaggtgaagtgacttgcataCAGCCATCAGCAAGTAAGcatcagagataagatttgagcCTGCAAGTTCAACACTCTACTCTCTATGGCACACCTCCTTGACTATCTTAttgtcaaaacaaaaatattgacttacaagggaaaagaaaataccaaTCCAGAAACAATTCACCAGAGAAAGGTCATTAGAAATTCATGCTAATGATCCATAGCTCAAGTAAACATGGTAAAGAAAGGGCTAAACCATGGTACAACCGCCATGATTGCAATAAGCATAGAACCCATACAATAGTTCATCTCCCTTCTTACCCCAAAATGGGGCCTCCCCTTTCCTGGCCCAGAACAATCTTGCTGAGGGGATTCATCTAGGAGGCCACTCTAAACTGCCTGGATTCATCAGTTCACAATCCCAGATTCATTCTCAGCCAGTTAAGACTTCAGATTGCTGGCAGCTTTCGGTGATATGCCCACAGAACATAATCATTTAGCTAATTTAGATTATCTTTTCACTTCCTCCCAGCAAAAGAGAGGGGAAATAAAGAATATTACAAACCACCTAAGTGTTTCACATTATCCTAAGAATAGAATAATTCTATCTAAGACCCCTTTCACCTTCAAATTTTACAAAGGACAATCCCTTCATTATACTGGCACTATGCTAAGGAGCTTGGGCTACAAAAATGAAGAAGACACAGTCTCTGCCCTGAAGGAACTTATAATTTTACTTGGGGATATAAGATGCTCACTAATAGCTATTCTATAGAGTGTTAAACAGGGTTATTAAGAGGATAGAGCCATTAAATGAAATAAGGGAGTCAGGTAAAGTGGACTAGTTGTCTAGGGAAGATGATGAGCTTCATTGGGTCCCAAGCCTTGATATTTAGTTCATTAGGAATGAGGGATATTTTGGAaggcttttattttattcattggaCATTCcaaaacaatcttttcatgtgGGCTTGTAGCACCctatttccctcttctttcccatatatacatacatagagacCTGGAGACTTAGAGACATAAAGCTGGAGAAGATTCTAGAGTCAGTCATTCCAACCTATATTCAAATCATTATTCCTCAGGATGACTCCTCTAATAATAAAGTTATCCAACCTCTGTTGAATACCTCCAATGACAAGGAACTTCCTACTTTCCCTTAGATAGCCCATTCCTTAGATTGTCCATAGCtttgttagaaagttttccttaatttgagtctaatttcattttcctgtaAATTCTGCCCATGACTTCTAGTTCTGCCTTCTTGGAATTAGCCAAACAAATGTAAATTTTCCATATGAttacccttcaaatatttgaaggtggCTCTCAGGTTGCCccttcaatcttttcttttctaggatAAACACCCAAATCATTCACCTAATTCTTATGTGGAATGAGGTATCTAGCATCTTCACAATGTGGCTACCCTTTTCATGCTCCAGTCGGTCTAAAACATAATGCCCCCAACTATATACAATGCCAAATGCAGTCTAACTAGggcagaatattattgtttccttTGTTCAGGGCCCCATACTTACTTTAATAAAGCAATTTAAGATTGAATTAGCTTTTGGGCTGCCACATCAAACTGCTGACTCACATACAGCCAGCAATCCAATAAAAGCCCTGTACTTCTCACATGAAATGCTTTCTAGTTGTGCCCTTCATACCCCATCCTGTATTTGTGAAGTAATTTTTGAACCCAAATGAAACATACACTTATACCTATAAAATTTCTGACTTTTAGCTTCTGTCCACCACTGTAGCCTGTAGACATTCATTAGGGTTCCAAATACACTCCCCAATGGATCAGCTAAGGAGGAAACTATCTTACTTTTAAATTTGTGACCTCAGATCCCAACATAGTGTCTGGTACACTGTTAAATATATACTTGCAGATTGATTCTTTAATTGATTATCTATACATCTAAGATGCTTTCATCCTTGATAAAATGTTGAACAGAACATGGCTAAAAGCAGAGTCCAATGGGCCTCTAATAAAAACCTGGAGGTGGAGGGTAGGGAGAAAGGCATTAAAAACCACTTTGCAGCCAGTCACTCGGCCAGTTCTGAATCCTGCATGCACTACCATCTTCTCCACATCTCCCCTTCTTGTTTACAAGGATTTCCTGACTTTGTCAGATGCTTACCTCAAAATCTGGTATACCACTGGAGGTATGGCATAATAGAAACATGGATTTGAAGCCGGGAGACCTGTATGGAAATCCTAGTCttgctatttatttcctttgactTTGAGAAAGCCTCTAACCCtcaactttctcatttgtaagaatGCAGGGGTTGGACCAGAACACTCTTGAGGggttccaattctaaatctatgatttatttttatttatctttctactAGTCCAGTAACCTTCTCAAGAAAAGCAATGGggcagggaagagaaagaaacaaacattaaGCCCcgactatgtgctagacactatgcattatctcatttgatcttacaacaaccctgggagataggtactattatgaatcattttacagttgaggaaacagaggcagacagatgttaaatgatttgtccagagtcacacaactagtaagtgtctgaggccatttgACTCCAGGCTCTCCTGGATTACCAAGCTGCCATATTAAATCagattgtttgtttgttaataACCATGAGGTTCATAACAGTGAACACTGTTTTCTAAGTATCCCCAAAATACTAAGagctctcttccctcttctccgcCCCTTTTCAGGGTAGTGAGATGTGGTGGAAAGGGCACCGAGACACAGAATCTGAGCTCAAACACTGGCCTTGCCATTTATTACATGTGACCTGTCAAATCTgcacaagttatttaacctttgaTTAGATTCTGgacatttataaaagaaaagagtaaagagTAAAACTCAGCATTGATTTACTAACAAGTTAAATAACCGTTTCCTTTTTCAGCGGGATTACTAGGAGAATGCAATAAACACAATGTATCTGAAATTTAACAAGGCGTTTGACAAATACCTTGCTTATTATCTATCCCTTTGGTCGATTTCATTTGTGCAATGACATCATGAACTGGTTTATTAATAGTTGCTATGTCAACGTTTACATCTTGCTTTACACATGTATCATTTGTCACTGAGGATTTGGCGCAGCCTTTGGGAAGGGCTGAGTTACAATCCAGCCTAGGACATTTCTTGGCTGGGTGagtctgagtaagtcacttctcttcctcagtttcctcatctataaaacagggataataataccacctacttCCCAGAAGTGTTAGGAGGATGAAAGATGCTATTTGCGTAAATGCCAGCCATCATCAGCTCCTTGTGTCACGATCAGACTATGTTTATGTGAGAACAAGCCTAGGAAGAGCAGGAAATCCCAGAAGGTTTCCATGGGGAAGGAGTAAATAACGTATTCTGTTCTGTTGCAGAGGGCGGGACTGGGAAAACCGGGAGGTAGGACTTAGCTCAGTATAAGGCTTACAAACAGAGCCAGCTAACGAGCTCACACAGCATCACTAGAAGTAAGCAGAAATTGGTGTTTCATCGATCAGGGATTTTTGTAGAACAGATTCCTGCCGTAGGTGGGGAGTTGGCATTATcctgctggacttggagtcaaggattctcaggttcaaatcctgcctctgacattaacctctctgaacctcaatttcttcacctgtaaaatgggggtaataccACTGCTTTTCTCACAAGGTTGTTGACAGAGATACGTGAGAATTTCTGTTCCGCCTCCCCGACCCctcctctgcccccccccccagatgacGGGAGCGACCCCAGGCGGGACCCCGGCGCGGACTCCCGGGAGTACTGCATGTCCGACCGGGACATCGTGGAGGTGGTGAGGACCGAGTACGTGTACACGCGGCCCCCGCCCTGGTCGGACACGCTGCCCACCATCCACGTGGTCACCCCCACCTACAGCCGCCCCGTGCAGAAGGCCGAGCTCACGCGGCTGGCCAACACCCTGCTGCACGTGCAGAACCTCCACTGGCTGGTGGTGGAGGACGCCCCGCGCCGCACGCCGCTGACCGCCCGCCTCCTCCGGGACACGGGCCTCAACTACACGCACCTGCACGTGGAGACGCCGCGGAACTACAAGCTGCGCGGGGACGCCCGCGACCCGCGCATCCCGCGGGGCACCATGCAGCGCAACCTGGCCCTGCGCTGGCTGCGGGAGACCTTCCCGCGCAACGCCACTCAGCCCGGCGTCGTCTACTTCGCCGACGACGACAACACCTACAGCCTGGAGCTCTTCGAGGAGGTGGGGACAGGAGCCTGCCCCGCagctccggggggggggggggggggggggggggaggggggggtgccAGCTGCGGAGATGCTTCCCTGGTGCAGGGCTGGGAACGGGGCCGCGGTCCTGGCCCAGGGGACAGCCCGGCGCAGGGGCGCGGGACGAGGGAGAGGACAGGAAGGGACGAGGCAGGAGAGCACAGACTCTCACGGCCGGCCAAGGTCACAGGAACCCGCCTGTGGCTCTGGGCATTGACCTGGAATCGGAAACATTTCCCAGGAAAGCTTAGTCGGGACACTGACCTGCAGGGACTGGGACAGCCAGGGCTCTGTCTACTGGAGACATCCCTATGATAGGGCCCAGATCCCCTCCAGGGCTGTACCAGCTGGTAGGGTGAGGTTTGGGAGAGAGAGACTAGGGAGCTATGGAAGTTCCGCGATTCTCCATTGGGTCCCCCCGACACCGGAGCGGGGGGCGGGCCGGGGACAGAGAACTCGGGTGTCCTTGCTGTCCCCGCCcatccccaccccttccccactcGTAGATGCGCAGCACAAGGAAGGTGTCCGTGTGGCCCGTGGCCTTTGTGGGGGGCCTTCGCTATGAATCCCCGCGGGTGAATGGCGCGGGGAAAGTCATTGGATGGAAGACCGTCTTTGACCCTCACCGGCCATTTGCCATTGATATGGCCGGCTTCGCGGTCAACCTCCGGCTCATCCTGCAACGCAGTCAAGCCTACTTCAAGCTTCGGGGAGTCAAGGGCGGCTACCAAGAGAGCAGCCTCCTCCGTGAGCTCGTCACCCTCAATGACCTGGAGCCCAAGGCTGCCAACTGCACCAAGGTAGGACAGCTTCGGCGGCTCAGGGCATCGTGGGGACGCTCCCCTTCCCGGCATTCAGGAGAGAAGCTAGTGCGGCCCCGGTGCAGTTACTTCCCGAGGGGAGGGTGGTCCAGGGACTTGGACTCAGGAAGGCCTGGCTGGAATCCTGCTTCAGCCACTTACTAGATGGAAGCTGGGGTCAGTCACTCAGCCTCAGTTAAGGGTTGGACTTGATGACTTCTAGTCCTTTCAAGTTCTAAG
Encoded here:
- the B3GAT1 gene encoding galactosylgalactosylxylosylprotein 3-beta-glucuronosyltransferase 1 isoform X1 — its product is MGNEELWVQSALEMPKRRDILAIVLIVLPWTLLITVWHQSPIAPLLTVHKDDGSDPRRDPGADSREYCMSDRDIVEVVRTEYVYTRPPPWSDTLPTIHVVTPTYSRPVQKAELTRLANTLLHVQNLHWLVVEDAPRRTPLTARLLRDTGLNYTHLHVETPRNYKLRGDARDPRIPRGTMQRNLALRWLRETFPRNATQPGVVYFADDDNTYSLELFEEMRSTRKVSVWPVAFVGGLRYESPRVNGAGKVIGWKTVFDPHRPFAIDMAGFAVNLRLILQRSQAYFKLRGVKGGYQESSLLRELVTLNDLEPKAANCTKILVWHTRTEKPVLVNEGRKGFTDPNVEI
- the B3GAT1 gene encoding galactosylgalactosylxylosylprotein 3-beta-glucuronosyltransferase 1 isoform X2 translates to MPKRRDILAIVLIVLPWTLLITVWHQSPIAPLLTVHKDDGSDPRRDPGADSREYCMSDRDIVEVVRTEYVYTRPPPWSDTLPTIHVVTPTYSRPVQKAELTRLANTLLHVQNLHWLVVEDAPRRTPLTARLLRDTGLNYTHLHVETPRNYKLRGDARDPRIPRGTMQRNLALRWLRETFPRNATQPGVVYFADDDNTYSLELFEEMRSTRKVSVWPVAFVGGLRYESPRVNGAGKVIGWKTVFDPHRPFAIDMAGFAVNLRLILQRSQAYFKLRGVKGGYQESSLLRELVTLNDLEPKAANCTKILVWHTRTEKPVLVNEGRKGFTDPNVEI